The Natrinema salifodinae genome includes a window with the following:
- the cofD gene encoding 2-phospho-L-lactate transferase yields the protein MVTFLSGGTGTPKLLDGAAAAFSPEEITVVANTGDDIELGGLFVSPDVDTLLFQGGGVLDRETWWGIDGDTHRTNSALLDIASAAGLPDGPQYLPAEKQTEGRDLARWRRFSGVAEFMTIGDRDRAVHITRTSLLDEGHTLSEATQRLADAFGLTVDLLPMSDDPVASLVHTEQGLMHFQEYWVAHRGEPSVDTVEFRGSSNADPAPGVLEALDEAVVIGPSNPVTSIGPMLALPGVADALSQTPVVAVSPFLGDDAFSGPAGDLMAAVNADPSTEGLATAYPFADAFVIDEGDDAAFDRPTVRTDIGIDSREDAARVIRAVEDAIDRVN from the coding sequence ATGGTTACCTTCCTCTCCGGGGGCACCGGGACGCCGAAGCTGTTAGACGGTGCCGCTGCCGCGTTCTCGCCGGAGGAGATCACTGTCGTCGCCAACACCGGCGACGACATCGAACTCGGCGGGCTCTTCGTCTCGCCGGACGTCGACACCCTGCTGTTCCAGGGCGGCGGCGTGCTCGACCGCGAGACGTGGTGGGGGATCGACGGCGACACGCACCGGACCAACTCGGCGCTGCTGGACATCGCGTCGGCCGCGGGGCTGCCCGACGGTCCGCAGTACCTCCCCGCGGAGAAACAGACCGAGGGCCGCGACCTCGCGCGGTGGCGGCGCTTCTCCGGGGTCGCCGAGTTCATGACGATCGGCGACCGCGACCGGGCCGTCCATATCACGCGGACGAGCCTCCTCGACGAAGGACATACGCTGAGCGAGGCCACCCAGCGGCTCGCAGACGCCTTCGGGCTGACTGTCGACTTGCTCCCGATGAGCGACGACCCCGTCGCCAGCCTGGTCCACACGGAGCAGGGGCTCATGCACTTCCAAGAGTACTGGGTCGCCCACCGCGGGGAGCCGAGCGTCGACACCGTCGAGTTCCGCGGCTCTTCGAACGCCGACCCCGCGCCAGGCGTGCTCGAGGCGCTCGACGAGGCCGTCGTCATCGGGCCCTCGAACCCCGTCACCAGCATCGGACCGATGCTCGCGCTGCCCGGCGTCGCGGACGCCCTCAGTCAGACGCCGGTCGTGGCCGTCTCGCCGTTCCTCGGCGACGACGCCTTCTCCGGGCCCGCCGGGGACCTCATGGCGGCCGTCAACGCCGATCCGAGCACGGAGGGCCTGGCGACCGCGTATCCGTTCGCCGACGCCTTCGTGATCGACGAGGGCGACGACGCCGCGTTCGATCGGCCGACGGTCCGGACCGATATCGGAATCGACTCCCGCGAGGACGCCGCGCGCGTGATCCGGGCGGTTGAAGACGCGATCGACCGCGTGAACTAG
- a CDS encoding 30S ribosomal protein S17e, protein MAIKPAYVKKTGNLLLERYPDAFTTDFEQNKESVEKLTNVESKGVRNRIAGYVTRKKGSEVPA, encoded by the coding sequence ATGGCAATCAAACCGGCCTACGTCAAGAAGACCGGGAACCTCCTCCTGGAGCGGTACCCGGACGCGTTCACGACCGATTTCGAACAGAACAAAGAGAGCGTCGAGAAGCTCACCAACGTCGAGTCCAAGGGCGTCCGCAACCGCATCGCGGGCTACGTCACGCGGAAAAAGGGCTCGGAAGTTCCAGCGTAA
- a CDS encoding tRNA-dihydrouridine synthase: MPSTPPVSFAPPLALASLSGEADADWARAGAEYAGAAFLGGIALDEDARAAARELVERDRTEFLPDDPIAFIDDQLAALEDVPIQPAFNVRSATVDPVVDAARICRDRDAYLEINAHCRQDELCAIGCGETLLKDGERLARYVDRAAATGVTVGAKVRAEVPGVGLADLARDLETAGADFVHVDAMDSESVIADVADATDLVVIANNGVRDDETVREYVEYGADAVSVGRPSDNPVVLERVRDAVERHLGVAASR, from the coding sequence ATGCCCTCGACACCGCCAGTCTCGTTCGCGCCGCCACTCGCCCTCGCGAGCCTCAGCGGCGAGGCCGACGCCGACTGGGCCCGGGCCGGCGCCGAGTACGCCGGCGCCGCCTTCCTCGGCGGCATCGCCCTCGACGAGGACGCGAGGGCGGCCGCGCGGGAACTGGTCGAGCGCGACAGAACCGAGTTCCTTCCAGACGATCCGATCGCCTTCATCGACGACCAGCTCGCGGCGCTGGAGGACGTCCCGATCCAACCGGCGTTCAACGTGCGGAGCGCGACCGTCGATCCGGTCGTCGACGCCGCCCGGATCTGTCGGGACCGAGACGCCTACCTCGAGATCAACGCTCACTGCCGTCAAGACGAACTCTGTGCGATCGGCTGCGGCGAGACGCTCTTGAAAGACGGCGAGCGCCTCGCGCGCTACGTCGACCGGGCGGCCGCGACCGGCGTCACCGTCGGCGCGAAGGTCCGCGCCGAAGTGCCCGGCGTCGGCCTGGCCGACCTGGCCCGCGACCTCGAAACTGCGGGCGCCGACTTCGTCCACGTCGACGCGATGGACTCGGAGTCGGTGATCGCCGACGTCGCCGACGCGACCGACCTGGTCGTGATCGCCAACAACGGCGTCCGCGACGACGAGACCGTCCGCGAGTACGTCGAATACGGCGCCGACGCGGTCAGCGTCGGCCGCCCCAGCGACAACCCGGTCGTACTCGAGCGCGTCCGCGACGCGGTCGAGCGCCACCTCGGCGTCGCGGCGAGCCGGTAA
- a CDS encoding DUF447 domain-containing protein produces the protein MSDDSTAAWPVSLTGVTETIVTTLGPNGLWNAAALGLHAPACDDVDVDADDADDPATARARTWGNTRTRRNFHRRGEGYVQFVDDPVVFADAALSIVEREEPVLESARAWVRVTVEQVDSGTEGGTDWEEWELRPVESRVESETVPTIDRGFGAVVEATVAASRLDVDDYDEAALRDRLVYFESVVERAGGQRERLALERVREHSSW, from the coding sequence ATGAGCGACGATTCTACCGCGGCCTGGCCCGTCTCGCTGACCGGCGTCACCGAAACAATCGTCACGACGCTGGGTCCAAACGGACTGTGGAACGCCGCCGCGCTCGGCCTCCACGCGCCCGCCTGCGACGACGTAGACGTCGACGCCGACGATGCCGACGACCCCGCCACCGCGCGAGCGCGGACCTGGGGGAACACGCGCACCAGGCGGAACTTTCACCGGCGGGGCGAGGGGTACGTCCAGTTCGTCGACGATCCCGTCGTCTTCGCGGACGCGGCCCTCTCGATCGTCGAACGCGAGGAGCCGGTCCTCGAGTCAGCGCGGGCCTGGGTTCGCGTCACCGTCGAGCAGGTCGATTCCGGGACCGAGGGCGGCACCGACTGGGAGGAGTGGGAGCTACGACCCGTCGAGTCCCGGGTCGAGAGCGAGACGGTCCCGACGATCGACCGCGGATTCGGCGCCGTCGTCGAGGCGACCGTCGCCGCGTCGCGACTCGACGTCGACGACTACGACGAGGCCGCGCTCCGCGATCGGCTCGTATACTTCGAGTCGGTCGTCGAGCGGGCCGGCGGACAGCGCGAGCGCCTCGCGCTCGAGCGCGTGCGCGAGCACTCGTCGTGGTGA
- a CDS encoding endonuclease/exonuclease/phosphatase family protein codes for MVNGPTRRRFLTATGTTVAATGLLGTASGAGPGDRKGKETNGSKPTPVRYAAFNVMELETEQVQEPGDDQAQAAARIVQEVRPDVLVVNELTNNVQEGEYADRTNIEAFVENYLSVPQRDDLEGIEYPHTVQPESNTGVLPEEDFDFNKDGQAGQRPGDAFGFGEYPGHYAFAIASRYPIREDDVRSFRKFRWTDMPDNLLLTEDEAGEDAELYLTPEEQEVYRLSSKTHIDVPFDVDGDVVHGLFAHPTPPTFDGPENFNGRWNHDEVRFFADYVAGADYIYDDDGTAGGLDDDASYVLMGDMNADPNGDRPLDPATKFLFDNEDFETRRLPTSPGGAQRGNPSATRFGGDFEGVVEGIDYVLPSPDLSLRGSSVVWPSDDANKRGLADDVETASDHRLVWADIAV; via the coding sequence ATGGTCAACGGACCGACCAGGCGGCGATTCCTCACGGCGACGGGTACGACAGTCGCGGCGACCGGTCTCCTCGGGACCGCGAGCGGGGCCGGACCGGGCGACCGAAAGGGGAAGGAGACGAACGGCTCGAAGCCCACCCCCGTGCGGTACGCGGCGTTCAATGTCATGGAACTCGAGACCGAGCAGGTTCAGGAGCCGGGCGACGACCAGGCGCAAGCGGCCGCGCGGATCGTCCAGGAGGTCCGCCCGGACGTCCTCGTCGTCAACGAACTCACGAACAACGTCCAGGAGGGCGAGTACGCGGACCGGACGAACATCGAGGCGTTCGTCGAGAACTACCTCAGCGTTCCCCAACGCGACGATCTCGAGGGGATCGAGTATCCGCACACGGTCCAGCCGGAGAGCAACACGGGCGTCCTGCCCGAGGAAGACTTCGACTTCAACAAGGACGGCCAGGCGGGCCAGCGGCCTGGCGACGCGTTCGGGTTTGGCGAGTATCCGGGCCACTACGCGTTCGCCATCGCCAGTCGGTATCCGATCCGGGAGGACGACGTCCGCTCGTTCCGGAAGTTTCGCTGGACCGATATGCCTGACAACCTGCTGCTCACCGAAGACGAGGCCGGCGAGGACGCCGAACTCTACCTCACGCCCGAGGAACAGGAGGTGTACCGGCTCTCCTCGAAGACCCACATCGACGTCCCGTTCGACGTCGACGGTGACGTCGTCCACGGACTGTTCGCCCATCCGACGCCGCCGACGTTCGACGGCCCCGAGAACTTCAACGGCCGGTGGAACCACGACGAGGTCAGGTTCTTTGCCGACTACGTCGCGGGCGCGGACTACATCTACGACGACGACGGCACGGCCGGCGGTCTCGACGACGACGCGTCGTACGTCCTCATGGGCGATATGAACGCGGACCCGAACGGGGACCGGCCGCTGGATCCCGCGACGAAGTTCCTCTTCGACAACGAGGACTTCGAGACGCGTCGACTGCCGACGAGCCCCGGCGGCGCCCAGCGGGGCAACCCCTCCGCCACGCGGTTCGGCGGCGACTTCGAGGGCGTCGTCGAAGGGATCGACTACGTGCTCCCGTCACCGGATCTGTCGCTGCGCGGCTCCTCGGTCGTCTGGCCGAGCGACGACGCGAACAAGCGGGGCTTGGCGGACGACGTCGAGACCGCGTCCGACCACCGGCTCGTCTGGGCCGATATCGCGGTCTAG
- the asd gene encoding aspartate-semialdehyde dehydrogenase, with product MAVRVGVLGATGAVGQRLIQLLDPHPDFEIAALTASDSSAGKTYRQAAKWRVDSPIPDDVADMTVVATDPDEVPNDVDLIFSSLPSSVGAEVEPPFCEAGYVVSSNSSNGRMDDDIPLVIPEVNAEHLDLLEVQRDERGWDGALVKNPNCSTITFVPTLAALAEYGLEKVHVSTLQAVSGAGYDGVTSMEIIDNAIPYIGSEEDKLETESRKLLGEFDGAELSHNGMAVSASCNRIPTIDGHLENVWVETEEDLTADEAAEAMREFPSLDLRSSPDPLIHVFEEPDRPQPRMDRTLGDGMAIAAGGLQESPFGLQYNCLAHNTIRGAAGASVLNGELLLENGYI from the coding sequence ATGGCAGTACGAGTAGGCGTACTCGGTGCGACCGGCGCCGTCGGACAGCGACTGATTCAGCTGCTCGATCCCCACCCGGACTTCGAGATCGCAGCGCTGACCGCGAGCGATTCGAGCGCCGGCAAGACGTATCGCCAGGCCGCGAAGTGGCGCGTCGACAGCCCCATCCCGGACGACGTCGCCGACATGACCGTCGTGGCGACCGACCCCGACGAGGTTCCCAACGACGTCGACCTGATCTTCTCGTCGCTCCCCTCGAGCGTCGGGGCGGAGGTCGAACCCCCGTTCTGTGAGGCGGGCTACGTCGTTTCCTCGAACTCCTCGAACGGGCGGATGGACGACGACATCCCCCTCGTGATTCCGGAGGTCAACGCCGAACACCTCGACCTGCTCGAGGTCCAGCGCGACGAGCGCGGCTGGGACGGCGCCCTCGTCAAGAACCCCAACTGCTCGACGATCACCTTCGTCCCCACGCTCGCGGCGCTGGCCGAGTACGGGCTCGAGAAGGTCCACGTCTCGACGCTCCAGGCCGTCTCCGGGGCGGGCTACGACGGCGTCACCTCGATGGAGATCATCGACAACGCCATCCCCTACATCGGCAGCGAGGAGGACAAGCTCGAGACCGAGTCCCGCAAACTGCTGGGCGAGTTCGACGGGGCCGAACTGTCCCACAACGGCATGGCGGTCTCGGCCTCCTGTAACCGCATCCCGACGATCGACGGCCACCTCGAGAACGTCTGGGTCGAGACCGAGGAGGACCTCACGGCCGACGAGGCCGCCGAGGCCATGCGGGAGTTCCCGTCGCTGGACCTGCGGTCCTCGCCCGACCCGCTCATTCACGTCTTCGAGGAACCCGACCGCCCGCAGCCGCGAATGGATCGGACCCTCGGCGACGGGATGGCCATCGCGGCGGGCGGCCTCCAGGAATCGCCCTTCGGACTTCAGTACAACTGCCTCGCGCACAACACGATCCGCGGCGCCGCTGGCGCGAGCGTCCTGAACGGCGAACTGCTGCTCGAGAACGGCTACATCTAG
- a CDS encoding cupin domain-containing protein: protein MGYDTVAKTDPESVIDEEWGGMWFLKDELDAQELGISVLELEPDGKGMEHDETGSGQEEIYYVVEGAIDVDLTDADETVTLETDQAIRLDAEETRQIHNRGDERAKVVLVGAPL from the coding sequence ATGGGCTACGACACCGTTGCCAAGACCGATCCGGAGTCCGTAATCGACGAGGAGTGGGGCGGAATGTGGTTCCTCAAGGACGAACTCGACGCCCAGGAGCTCGGCATCTCGGTTCTCGAACTCGAGCCCGACGGGAAGGGCATGGAACACGACGAGACCGGGTCCGGTCAGGAGGAGATCTACTACGTCGTCGAGGGCGCGATCGACGTCGACCTCACCGACGCCGACGAGACCGTGACCCTCGAGACCGACCAGGCGATCCGCCTGGACGCCGAGGAGACCCGCCAGATCCACAACCGCGGGGACGAGCGCGCGAAGGTCGTCCTCGTCGGCGCCCCGCTGTAG
- a CDS encoding triphosphoribosyl-dephospho-CoA synthase: MRSSAANAELALLLEVAGTPKPGNVDRRRDLADLRFEHFLAGAVGAREGLGLAADGAAVGPAFERAVEGMAAQEGGNTQFGALLLLVPLVRTAREDLSQPVAESVVRETTVGDAAAFYRAFDHVDVGVADPPEDMAALDVRRGSDAVPAVEDRGLTLFELMERSVPGDDVAREWVRGFERSFAAAERLVDADGPVTDRTAAVFLSLLAERPDTLVATRHDQATAEEVADRAAALVADDALETDPEAVEAFADDLVDRGVNPGTTADITAAGLFIALEREAIEL; this comes from the coding sequence ATGCGATCGTCAGCGGCGAACGCGGAACTGGCCCTGCTCCTCGAGGTTGCGGGGACGCCCAAACCGGGAAACGTCGACCGCCGGCGAGACCTGGCGGACCTGCGATTCGAACACTTCCTCGCCGGGGCCGTGGGGGCTCGCGAGGGACTCGGCCTGGCGGCTGACGGCGCGGCGGTCGGCCCCGCGTTCGAGCGCGCCGTCGAAGGAATGGCCGCACAGGAGGGGGGAAACACGCAGTTCGGGGCGCTCCTGTTGCTCGTCCCGCTCGTCCGGACCGCCCGCGAGGACCTGTCACAGCCCGTCGCGGAGTCGGTTGTCCGGGAGACGACCGTCGGCGACGCGGCGGCCTTTTATCGCGCGTTCGACCACGTCGACGTCGGCGTGGCCGATCCACCCGAGGACATGGCGGCCCTCGACGTGCGCCGCGGGTCGGACGCGGTCCCGGCCGTCGAGGACCGCGGGCTGACGCTGTTCGAACTCATGGAGCGGAGCGTCCCCGGCGACGACGTCGCCCGCGAGTGGGTCCGTGGCTTCGAGCGCTCGTTCGCGGCGGCCGAGCGACTCGTCGACGCCGACGGCCCAGTGACCGACCGGACCGCCGCGGTCTTCCTCTCGCTGCTCGCCGAGCGCCCCGACACGCTCGTCGCGACGCGTCACGACCAGGCGACCGCCGAAGAGGTGGCTGACCGCGCGGCGGCCCTCGTCGCGGACGACGCCCTCGAGACAGACCCCGAGGCCGTCGAGGCCTTCGCCGACGACCTCGTCGATCGTGGCGTCAATCCCGGCACGACGGCGGATATTACCGCGGCGGGACTGTTCATCGCGCTCGAACGCGAGGCGATCGAGCTATGA